A region of Nostoc sp. 'Peltigera membranacea cyanobiont' N6 DNA encodes the following proteins:
- the nifS gene encoding cysteine desulfurase NifS produces the protein MQNNCIYLDNNATTRVDPEVIEVMLPYLTDYYGNPSSMHTFGGQVGKAVRTAREQLAAMLGADESEIVYTSCGTEGDNAAIRAALLAQPEKRHIITTQVEHPAVLNVCKQLETQGYTVTYLSVNHQGQLDLDELEASLTGNTALVTIMYANNETGTIFPIEQIGLRVKEYGAIFHVDAVQAVGKIPLNMKTSTVDMLTLSGHKLHGPKGIGALYIRRGVRFRPFILGGHQERGRRAGTENVPAIIALGKAAELELLHLEEATTRERKLRDRLEQTLLATIPNCVVNGDITQRLPNTTNIGFKYIEGEAILLLLNKYGICASSGSACTSGSLEPSHVLRAMGLPYTTLHGSIRFSLCRYTTEAEIDRVIEVMPSIVERLRALSPFKNDEAGWLQGQEQALAHR, from the coding sequence ATGCAAAATAACTGCATCTATCTCGATAATAATGCCACCACTAGGGTAGACCCAGAAGTTATAGAGGTAATGCTACCTTACCTGACGGATTATTACGGCAATCCCTCCAGTATGCATACCTTTGGTGGACAAGTCGGTAAAGCAGTGAGAACCGCAAGAGAACAACTTGCAGCTATGCTGGGAGCCGATGAATCAGAAATTGTCTACACAAGTTGCGGTACTGAGGGAGATAACGCCGCGATTCGAGCCGCACTGTTAGCGCAACCTGAAAAGCGACACATCATCACCACCCAAGTAGAACATCCAGCAGTCCTCAATGTCTGCAAACAATTAGAAACCCAAGGTTACACTGTTACCTATCTATCAGTAAATCATCAAGGGCAGCTGGATCTAGATGAACTAGAAGCTTCCTTGACGGGTAACACCGCCTTGGTGACAATTATGTATGCTAATAATGAAACCGGAACGATTTTCCCGATTGAGCAAATTGGGTTGCGTGTAAAAGAGTATGGCGCTATCTTCCATGTAGATGCGGTGCAAGCAGTGGGAAAAATCCCATTGAATATGAAGACTAGCACCGTGGATATGTTAACCCTGTCTGGTCACAAGCTGCACGGGCCGAAAGGAATTGGTGCTTTATATATCCGCCGTGGGGTTCGGTTCCGTCCCTTTATTCTTGGCGGACACCAAGAACGCGGACGTAGAGCGGGAACAGAGAATGTTCCAGCAATTATCGCCTTGGGCAAAGCTGCGGAACTAGAACTGTTACACTTAGAAGAAGCTACCACAAGAGAAAGAAAGCTGCGCGATCGCCTCGAACAAACTTTACTAGCTACAATTCCCAATTGTGTAGTCAATGGTGACATTACGCAGAGATTGCCAAACACCACCAATATCGGCTTCAAGTACATCGAAGGTGAAGCAATTCTACTGTTATTGAACAAATACGGTATCTGTGCATCATCCGGTTCTGCTTGCACCTCTGGTTCTCTGGAACCTTCCCACGTCCTGCGGGCAATGGGCTTACCCTACACAACTTTGCACGGTTCTATCCGCTTCAGTCTTTGTCGCTACACCACCGAAGCCGAAATCGATCGAGTGATTGAGGTAATGCCCAGTATTGTAGAACGTTTACGCGCCCTCTCACCCTTCAAAAATGATGAAGCAGGTTGGTTGCAGGGACAAGAACAAGCACTAGCGCATCGGTAG
- the nifU gene encoding Fe-S cluster assembly protein NifU: protein MWDYTDKVLELFYDPKNQGEIEETGEVGVKVATGEIGSIACGDALRLHLKVEVESDKILDARFQTFGCTSAIASSSALTEMVKGLTLDEALKVSNKDIADYLGGLPEAKMHCSVMGQEALEAAIYNYRGIPLATHDDDDEGALVCSCFGISESKIRRVILENHLTDAEQVTNYVKAGGGCGSCLANIDDIIRSVQQEYATPALNNYGVQVATEIVTSKERSLTNVQKIALIQKVLDEEVRPVLIADGGDVELYDVEGDRVKVVLQGACGSCSSSTATLKIAIEARLQDRVSKSLVVEAV from the coding sequence ATGTGGGACTACACCGATAAAGTATTAGAACTGTTTTACGATCCCAAAAATCAGGGAGAAATTGAAGAAACGGGCGAAGTTGGAGTTAAGGTTGCAACGGGCGAAATCGGCAGCATTGCTTGCGGTGATGCTCTGAGATTGCACCTGAAAGTGGAAGTGGAATCTGATAAGATTCTAGATGCTCGCTTTCAAACCTTTGGTTGTACTAGTGCGATCGCATCTTCTAGTGCATTAACCGAAATGGTTAAAGGTTTGACCTTAGATGAAGCTTTGAAAGTGTCCAATAAAGACATTGCAGATTACCTGGGTGGTTTACCAGAAGCAAAGATGCATTGCTCTGTCATGGGACAAGAAGCCCTAGAAGCCGCTATCTATAATTATCGTGGCATACCTCTAGCTACCCATGATGATGATGATGAAGGTGCATTAGTTTGCAGTTGTTTTGGCATCAGCGAATCTAAAATCCGTCGCGTGATTCTAGAAAATCATCTCACGGATGCCGAACAAGTAACAAATTATGTAAAAGCTGGTGGCGGATGCGGTTCCTGTCTGGCGAACATCGATGATATAATAAGATCAGTTCAACAGGAATACGCCACACCTGCTCTCAACAATTACGGCGTACAAGTTGCCACAGAAATTGTTACGTCTAAAGAGCGATCGCTAACAAACGTCCAAAAGATTGCTCTAATTCAAAAGGTTCTCGATGAAGAAGTCAGACCCGTACTCATTGCAGATGGGGGAGATGTAGAACTCTATGATGTCGAAGGCGATCGCGTTAAAGTTGTCCTGCAAGGTGCTTGCGGTTCCTGTTCTAGTAGTACAGCAACTCTGAAAATTGCGATCGAAGCCAGATTACAAGATCGTGTCAGCAAGAGCCTTGTAGTCGAAGCAGTTTAG
- a CDS encoding globin domain-containing protein, with product MSTLYDNIGGQPAIEQVVDELHKRIAADSLLNPIFAGTDMAKQRNHLVAFLAQIFEGPKQYGGRPMDKTHAGMNLQQPHFDAIAKHLGEAMAVRGVSAEDTKAALDRVTNMKGAILNK from the coding sequence ATGAGCACATTGTACGACAACATTGGCGGACAACCAGCTATTGAACAAGTAGTAGATGAACTCCACAAACGCATTGCCGCAGACAGCCTCCTCAATCCGATTTTTGCTGGTACAGACATGGCAAAGCAACGCAATCATCTAGTTGCTTTCTTAGCTCAAATATTTGAGGGGCCAAAGCAATACGGCGGTCGTCCAATGGACAAAACCCACGCTGGAATGAACCTACAGCAACCACACTTCGATGCGATCGCCAAGCATCTCGGTGAAGCAATGGCTGTGCGTGGAGTGTCAGCAGAAGACACCAAAGCTGCACTAGATCGCGTCACAAATATGAAAGGCGCTATTTTGAACAAGTAA
- the nifH gene encoding nitrogenase iron protein, translating into MTDEKIRQIAFYGKGGIGKSTTSQNTLAAMAEMGQRILIVGCDPKADSTRLMLHSKAQTTVLHLAAERGAVEDIELEEVMLTGFRDVRCVESGGPEPGVGCAGRGIITAINFLEENGAYQNLDFVSYDVLGDVVCGGFAMPIREGKAQEIYIVTSGEMMAMYAANNIARGVLKYAHTGGVRLGGLICNSRNTDREIELIETLAKRLNTQMIHFVPRDNIVQHAELRRMTVNEYAPESNQANEYRTLATKIIDNKNLAIPTPIEMEELEELLIEFGILESDENTAMLVGKSAAEAPVV; encoded by the coding sequence ATGACAGACGAAAAGATTAGACAGATAGCTTTCTACGGTAAAGGCGGTATCGGTAAATCTACCACCTCCCAAAACACCTTGGCAGCTATGGCAGAAATGGGTCAACGCATCCTCATCGTCGGTTGCGACCCTAAAGCTGACTCCACCCGTTTGATGCTGCACAGCAAAGCTCAAACAACCGTTCTTCACCTCGCCGCAGAACGTGGTGCAGTAGAAGATATCGAACTCGAAGAAGTAATGCTAACCGGTTTCCGTGACGTTCGTTGCGTAGAATCTGGTGGGCCAGAACCCGGTGTAGGTTGCGCCGGTCGTGGTATCATCACCGCCATCAACTTCTTAGAAGAAAATGGTGCTTACCAAAACCTAGACTTCGTATCTTACGACGTATTAGGTGACGTTGTGTGCGGTGGTTTCGCAATGCCTATCCGTGAAGGCAAGGCACAAGAAATCTACATCGTGACATCAGGTGAAATGATGGCGATGTACGCTGCTAACAACATCGCTCGTGGTGTTCTTAAGTATGCTCACACTGGTGGCGTGCGTTTGGGTGGTTTGATTTGTAACAGCCGTAACACAGACCGGGAAATCGAACTAATCGAAACCTTGGCAAAACGGTTGAACACCCAAATGATTCACTTCGTACCCCGTGACAACATCGTTCAACACGCAGAATTGCGCCGGATGACAGTTAACGAGTACGCACCAGAAAGCAACCAAGCTAACGAATATCGCACATTGGCTACAAAGATCATCGACAACAAAAATCTAGCTATTCCTACACCCATCGAAATGGAAGAACTAGAAGAATTGTTGATTGAATTCGGTATTCTCGAAAGCGACGAAAATACTGCCATGCTAGTTGGTAAGAGTGCTGCTGAAGCTCCTGTAGTATAA
- a CDS encoding site-specific integrase: MKSKGQDVFEDFTPPASTDGSYLGTQEHMKATRQHLERKFEKGLTDTRARLKAAKVKVGLVVARDTIQLQASLPIKPGDSDTKGTGFKQYKISLNIPASLDGLRTAEEEANELGKLLARKQFEWTDKYLGKIAKVSNRSQTLGDVLEEFETEYFKTRKLTEKSKHTFFYYKEFLRRLIGLDTLLTQPEINKKLAELTGDSAKYSAVKSLKVLKSTLNLTSFTLEHFKATQPKSQARDIPSDEDIIKYQESFHQYSLTRSLTIKKNCLDSWKMWEWVYGMLATYGLRPRELFVNPEIDWWLSPENKDNTWKVHPDTKTGYREALPLHPEWVYLFDLKNVEYLELLKAQTDGRTSFTDINTIRVNCSSWFRRVNIPFTPYDLRHAWAIRAHMMGIPIKAAADNLGHSVEIHTEIYQKWFSLENRRKVIKQAVDKKDDMDTLIQENARLRAEVEYLRQALARHQISEVLSS, translated from the coding sequence ATGAAAAGCAAAGGGCAGGACGTTTTTGAGGACTTCACTCCGCCAGCATCTACCGATGGCAGCTATCTAGGAACGCAGGAACACATGAAGGCTACTCGGCAGCATCTGGAACGCAAGTTTGAGAAAGGTTTGACAGACACTAGGGCCCGTCTAAAAGCCGCTAAGGTCAAAGTTGGTTTGGTCGTGGCACGGGACACTATTCAATTGCAAGCATCTCTACCAATCAAGCCAGGCGATAGCGATACGAAAGGAACTGGTTTTAAGCAGTACAAAATTTCGCTAAATATCCCTGCAAGCTTGGACGGTTTGAGAACAGCTGAGGAAGAGGCAAACGAGCTAGGCAAACTGCTTGCCCGCAAACAGTTTGAATGGACTGACAAATATCTGGGTAAAATCGCTAAGGTCAGCAACAGATCCCAAACCCTTGGTGATGTTTTAGAAGAGTTTGAAACTGAGTATTTCAAAACACGCAAGTTAACAGAAAAAAGTAAACACACCTTTTTCTATTACAAGGAGTTTTTACGGCGATTGATTGGGCTAGATACTTTATTGACTCAACCGGAGATTAATAAGAAGCTTGCAGAGTTGACGGGAGACTCTGCCAAATACAGTGCTGTTAAATCGTTGAAGGTTTTAAAATCAACTCTTAATTTAACTAGTTTCACTCTCGAACATTTTAAAGCTACACAACCCAAAAGTCAGGCTAGGGACATTCCCAGTGATGAGGATATCATCAAATATCAGGAATCTTTTCATCAGTACTCTTTGACTAGAAGCCTAACAATTAAAAAGAATTGTTTAGACAGTTGGAAGATGTGGGAATGGGTGTATGGAATGCTTGCTACTTATGGATTACGCCCAAGAGAACTGTTTGTAAATCCTGAAATTGATTGGTGGTTGAGTCCTGAAAATAAAGATAATACATGGAAGGTTCACCCAGATACTAAGACTGGGTATAGAGAAGCTTTACCGCTACATCCTGAATGGGTTTATTTGTTTGATTTAAAAAACGTAGAGTATTTGGAACTGTTAAAAGCTCAAACTGATGGTAGAACTAGCTTTACAGATATCAATACTATTCGGGTTAATTGTTCATCATGGTTTAGGCGCGTAAATATTCCGTTTACGCCCTACGATTTACGCCATGCTTGGGCGATTCGAGCGCACATGATGGGCATTCCAATTAAAGCTGCTGCTGATAATTTGGGGCATTCTGTAGAGATTCACACTGAGATTTATCAGAAGTGGTTCAGCTTGGAGAACCGGAGGAAGGTAATTAAGCAGGCAGTGGATAAAAAAGATGATATGGATACGTTGATACAGGAGAATGCACGACTAAGGGCTGAGGTGGAATATCTCAGGCAAGCTCTGGCACGGCATCAAATCAGTGAGGTGCTGTCTAGTTAA
- a CDS encoding GIY-YIG nuclease family protein — translation MSVSLTFRCPDDLAALITSQAEATGQDKTSVVVGMLRSSLPSLLLTEKSNLPEIPAIYFVWSSNKLLYIGKTTNLKQRFYQHHRIVSFLESGIDTRIAWFPAHADELPSLEQDLIELLEPDLNYTLTGQPNNIISFRITDAELQALQTFQTSEDKSIHKTAARLLRGLLAGTIEALTPVDIRELVKQEVAANLGEVRSQLEASFSEVRSQLEELRGKSKAR, via the coding sequence ATGTCTGTATCGTTAACCTTTCGCTGTCCAGATGACTTGGCAGCACTCATCACTTCCCAGGCTGAGGCAACTGGACAGGATAAAACTTCTGTAGTTGTGGGGATGTTGCGGTCTAGCTTGCCGTCATTGCTACTCACAGAGAAAAGCAACCTACCAGAAATTCCCGCTATTTATTTTGTTTGGTCGTCTAACAAGTTGTTATATATTGGTAAGACAACCAACCTTAAACAACGTTTCTACCAACATCACCGAATTGTTAGCTTTTTAGAATCTGGTATTGATACAAGGATTGCTTGGTTTCCTGCCCATGCCGATGAACTTCCATCTTTGGAGCAAGATTTAATAGAACTTTTGGAACCCGATTTAAACTATACCCTTACGGGACAGCCAAACAATATAATTTCATTTCGCATCACTGACGCTGAATTGCAAGCACTGCAAACGTTCCAGACTTCAGAAGATAAATCCATTCATAAAACAGCCGCAAGATTATTAAGAGGATTACTTGCGGGGACTATAGAGGCACTTACACCTGTAGACATTAGGGAGTTGGTGAAACAAGAGGTAGCAGCAAACTTGGGTGAAGTGCGATCGCAACTAGAAGCGAGTTTTAGTGAAGTGCGATCGCAACTGGAGGAACTGCGGGGAAAATCGAAAGCCCGGTAG
- a CDS encoding KilA-N domain-containing protein gives MSPREQFDKLMQDARRDDGYINATEWCKHFGCRLDRWKRLPKTKARLESLKATESNAEPWIVERVGKTWVTWVHPIMAVHLASYLDPAFIGHIAEVFARYAKADPTLAADIASRQETTEGLNIINKVVYERYEE, from the coding sequence ATGTCACCAAGAGAGCAATTTGACAAATTAATGCAAGACGCACGGCGAGACGACGGCTATATCAACGCTACCGAATGGTGCAAGCATTTTGGGTGTCGACTTGACAGATGGAAGCGGTTGCCAAAAACAAAAGCTAGATTAGAGTCGTTGAAAGCTACAGAGTCAAATGCTGAACCTTGGATTGTTGAGCGTGTAGGCAAAACTTGGGTAACTTGGGTTCACCCAATCATGGCAGTTCACTTAGCGAGCTACCTCGATCCAGCCTTCATCGGCCACATAGCTGAGGTTTTTGCCAGGTATGCCAAGGCTGACCCAACGCTTGCTGCTGACATTGCCTCAAGGCAGGAAACGACCGAGGGACTGAACATCATTAACAAGGTAGTCTATGAGCGCTACGAAGAATAA